The sequence below is a genomic window from Candidatus Deferrimicrobium sp..
GCCTTCAGAAATCGGTACTCCGTCATGTCGACCTCGGGCTGGGTTATTTCGAGGATTTTCCCGCCTGGACCGCTTCGGCCAGGCGCTTGCGGGTCTTGATCGGAACGTAGTTGCAGAATGGCTCCTCCTCGAGATAATCCTCGAGGACCGCGTCGGCCCGCGCCCGGCAGCCGCCGCAGACGTTGATGTATTCACACTCGCCGCACCGCCCCTTGTATCTCTCGAAGGCCCGCAGCGACTCGAACAGCTCCGACGTGTGCCAGATATCCCCGAATTTCTGCTTCTTCACGTTCCCCGCCACCACGGGGAAATACGAGCACGGCTGCACGTTCCCCTTCGAGTCGATGAAGCAGATCGACTGGGCGCAGATGCACCCCTTGCCCCCGCCCGTGGAGAACGTCAGGGACCGGGGATGGAATTTCTCCCCCTCCTCCTTCATCTTCTGGAGCCGCACCCGGTAGTAGTGCGGCGCGCAGGTGGGGCGCACGAGCATCTCCGTCTCCTGCTTCTCCATCTGGTAGTGCCACTCCAGGATCCCTTCGTAATCCTCCTTGCTGATCAGCTCGCTCATGATCTCCCCGCCCCGGCCCGTGGGGACGATCATGAACATGTACCACGCATGGGCGCCGATCGACTTCGCCAGCTTGCAGGTGGCAGCGATGTCGTGCTGGTTCCTCTTTGTGAAGGAGGAGTTGACGATGAACCGCATCCCGTTGCGGTTGAAGATCTCCGCCGCCCGCAGCGTCGCCTCGAACGCCCCCGGCTGCTTGCGGAAGTCGTCGTGGACCGCCGCGGTGGAGCCGTCCAGCGACAGGGAGCAGATCCGGATCCCCGACTCCTTCATTTTTCCCACGACCTCGTCCGTGACGAGCACGCCGTTCGTGGCGATGCACATCCGGAACCCCTTCTCCGTCCCGTATTTCGCGATCTCGAAGAGGTCCTTCCGCAGAAGCGGCTCCCCGCCCGAGAGAACCAGGACAGGCTTGGAGATCTCCGCGATGTCGTCGATCAGCTGTTTCGCCTCCGCGAGCGAAAAATCCGAGTCGTGGGATGTCATCGAGGAAGAGGCGCGGCAATGGATGCAGTTCAGGTTGCATCGGCCGGTCACTTCCCAGGCGATCCACTTCGGGATGAACTCTTCCTTGGCCAAGGTGTATCCTTTCTGGAAGCCTTAAACGCACATTATAACCCGCCGGGCACCGGGAGGCGACCGATGGCGAGAGAACGCAGGAAGAGGTACCACCCGCCGGGGACGCAGCCCGGGACCCTCGCGGCGCATGCCGAGGCGGGGGATGCGCCGGTCCGGATCACGTCTTTCCTGTACGATGCGAACCGATGCGAGGAGCGGACGGTTTCTCCCTCCGGGGTCTCCTCCCTGTCTCCGCCGGAGGGAGGGGTGCTGTGGCTTGACGTCTGCGGCCTGTCCGATCCCTCCGTGGTCCGGGCGATCGGCGACCGATTCGGGATCCACTCCCTGGCGCTCGAGGACGTGCTGAACGTCCCGCAACGTCCCAAGGTGGAGTGGTACGGCGACCACCTCCTCGTCGTCCTGCGCGAGATCCGGCAACCGGAACCTCCTGAACAGATGGCGTTTTTACTCGCGGATCGGGTGGTCGTCTCCTTCCAGGAGCGCCCTGGGGACGCGTTCGAGCCGATCAGGGAACGCTTGCGTCAGGGGAAGGGACGGATCCGATCGGAAAAAGCCGATTTCCTCCTCTACTCCCTGTGCGACACGGTGCTGGACGCCTTCTTCCCGACGCTGGAACGGCTCGGCGACTCGGTGGAGGAGATGGAGGAGCGGGTGCTCGTCTCCCCCGTGCCGGAAACGTTCCTCGCCATCCGGCGCCTGAAGCGGGAACTGCTGGAGGTGCGCCACGCCGTGTGGCCTGCCCGCGACGCGCTGAACCTGCTGCTGATCGAGGAGCACGACCTGATCCGCCCCGGGACCAAGGTCTACCTGCGCGATTGTTACGACCACACGATTCAGCTGATGGACATGGTGGAGACGTTTCGCGAAATGGCGTCCGGGCTCGTGGACGAATACATGTCGGCCGTGTCGAACCGGATGAACGAGATCATGAAGGTGCTCACGGTCATGGCGACCATCTTCATCCCCTTGACCTTCATCGTGGGAGTGTACGGGATGAACTTCGACACGAAGGCGTCGCCGTACAACATGCCGGAGCTGACCTGGGCGTACGGCTACCCCGCCCTGCTGCTCCTGATGGCGGGGGTCGCGGGCGGGATGCTGTACTACTTCCGGCGGAAGCGGTGGATCTGACCCGGCGGCGCAGCCCCGCACCGTCTTCCGCCGACACCGCATCCTACTCGCATTCCGAATCTACCGATGGAGGGGACATGGGCAGTTCGTTTTCGGAACGACTGAAGAGCGGAGAGATCCATCCGCCGTCGGCGGATCTGATCGGATTCAGGATGGTTTCCTTCTCGAACGGGGAGTCGCGATTCGAGATGGACGCAGGGCGGCGGCATCACAACCCCATGGGGACGGTCCATGGGGGAATCCTGTGCACGCTGGCGGACACGGCGATGGGGATGGCGTTCGCCTCCACCCTCGGACCGGGGGAGACGTTCACCACCCTCGAGATCAAGGTCAACTACCTCCGTCCCGTCTTCGAGGAGAAGCTATTCGCCAGCGCGAAGGTCGTCCACCGCGGCCGCACGGTGGGGCTGGTGGAGTGCGACGTCACCACGGTCGACGGGAAGCTGGTCGCCCGTGCCGTCTCCACGTGTTCGGTCCTGAGCGGGGAAAAGGCAGAGGGGAGGTAAGCGATGGACGACTTCGCGTCCCTCGTTGCCCGGTACGGCCTCGCGGCGGTCTTTCTCTTCACCTTCCTGGAGAACGTCGGGCT
It includes:
- a CDS encoding radical SAM/SPASM domain-containing protein yields the protein MAKEEFIPKWIAWEVTGRCNLNCIHCRASSSMTSHDSDFSLAEAKQLIDDIAEISKPVLVLSGGEPLLRKDLFEIAKYGTEKGFRMCIATNGVLVTDEVVGKMKESGIRICSLSLDGSTAAVHDDFRKQPGAFEATLRAAEIFNRNGMRFIVNSSFTKRNQHDIAATCKLAKSIGAHAWYMFMIVPTGRGGEIMSELISKEDYEGILEWHYQMEKQETEMLVRPTCAPHYYRVRLQKMKEEGEKFHPRSLTFSTGGGKGCICAQSICFIDSKGNVQPCSYFPVVAGNVKKQKFGDIWHTSELFESLRAFERYKGRCGECEYINVCGGCRARADAVLEDYLEEEPFCNYVPIKTRKRLAEAVQAGKSSK
- the corA gene encoding magnesium/cobalt transporter CorA encodes the protein MARERRKRYHPPGTQPGTLAAHAEAGDAPVRITSFLYDANRCEERTVSPSGVSSLSPPEGGVLWLDVCGLSDPSVVRAIGDRFGIHSLALEDVLNVPQRPKVEWYGDHLLVVLREIRQPEPPEQMAFLLADRVVVSFQERPGDAFEPIRERLRQGKGRIRSEKADFLLYSLCDTVLDAFFPTLERLGDSVEEMEERVLVSPVPETFLAIRRLKRELLEVRHAVWPARDALNLLLIEEHDLIRPGTKVYLRDCYDHTIQLMDMVETFREMASGLVDEYMSAVSNRMNEIMKVLTVMATIFIPLTFIVGVYGMNFDTKASPYNMPELTWAYGYPALLLLMAGVAGGMLYYFRRKRWI
- a CDS encoding PaaI family thioesterase; amino-acid sequence: MGSSFSERLKSGEIHPPSADLIGFRMVSFSNGESRFEMDAGRRHHNPMGTVHGGILCTLADTAMGMAFASTLGPGETFTTLEIKVNYLRPVFEEKLFASAKVVHRGRTVGLVECDVTTVDGKLVARAVSTCSVLSGEKAEGR